CACCCGGCGCCGTACGCCCCCGGAAAGCACCGCGTCCTGCACGGCCGCCGGGGCCCGCCCGTGCACCTGAAGCACCTCGACCTCGCCGAGGCCCCCGAGCTGCCCGGCGACCCGGGAGATCTCCCCGACTCCGGGCAGAAAGCACAGGACATCCCCCTCGCGCTCGGCCAGCGCCCGCCGCACCACCGACGCCACATGCGTCAGCAGCGCCGGGTCGACGCGCATGCCGTGCGGTGGGCGCACGGGCCGCGCGGGCGGCGCCCACACCACCTCGACGGGATGCGAGACGCCCTGCGCCTCGACGACTGGGGCGTCGCCCAGCAGCCGCGCCCATCCGTCGGCGTCGGTGGTCGCGGAGGCGGCCACCAGCCGCAGCTCGGGACGGAGCGCGGCCCGTACGTCGAGGAGGAACGCGGCGACGGTGTCCGCGTCCAGATGCCGTTCGTGGCACTCGTCGAGCACCACCACGTCCACGCCCGCCAGCTCCTGGTCGCGCTGGAGCCGCTGCAGCAGCACCCCGGTCGTGACGACCTCCACGCGCGCGCGTGGCCCCACCACCCGCTCCCCGCGCACGGTGTACCCGACGCTCTCGCCGACCTTCTCCCCGAGCAGCCACGCCATCCGCCGCGCCGCGGCCCGCGCCGCGATCCGCCGCGGCTCGGCGACCACGACCCGGCGCGCGGGCCCCTCGCCGACCAGACCGGCAAGGACCAGCGGCACGAGCGTCGTCTTACCGGTGCCGGGCGGCGCGACGAGCACGGCGGCACCGTGCGCCTCCAGGGCGTCGTGCAGACCGGGCAGGGCGCCGCGCACGGGCAGCAGGTCCAGGGCGTCGTAACGGATCACCCGCCCAGTGTCGTACGCGGACGGACGGGCCCGACCCTCAGCGGCTCAGTCCCGTTCGCACACGAAGATCGCCGTACCCGGGATCAGGTTGCCGCGCAGCGGGGACCAGCCGCCCCATTCCTGGGTGTTCCAGGCGGGCCACTCCGGCTCGACGATGTCGACCAGCCGGAAGCCGCCGGCCACGACATCGCGCACCCGGTCGCCGACCGTCCTGTGGTGCTCCACGTACACCGCGCGTCCCTCCTCGTCCTGCTCGACGTAGGGCGTGCGGTCGAAGTACGAGGCGGCCACCGACAGTCCCTCGGGGCCCGGCTCGTCCGGGAAGGCCCAGCGGATCGGATGCGTCACCGAGAAGACGAAGCGGCCGCCCGGACGCAGGACCCGGTGCACCTCGCGCAGGACACGTACCGGATCGGCGACGAAGGGCAGCGCGCCGTACGCCGAGCACGCGAGGTCGAAGGAGCCGTCCGCGAAGGGCAGGGCGCCCGCGTCGGCCTCCACCAGGGGCACGGTGCCGCCGATCCGCAGCGCGTGCTGGAGCTGGCGATGGGAGAGGTCCAGGGCCACCGGACGCGCCCCCTGCCCGGCCAGCCAGCGCGAACACTGGGCGGCGCCGGCGCCGATCTCCAGGACGTCCTTGTCCTTCAGGTCCTCCGGCGGGCCGAGCAGCTCGGCCTCCACCTCGTCGAGTCCCTCCGGGCACCACACGAAACGGTCGTCACCGAGGAACGTGCCGTGCTCGATCTGGTACTCGTCCGCGTTCCTGTCCCACCAGCCTCGGTTGGCCCGGGAACTTTCGGTGACGTCGGCCGAGCGGCGGGTGGCTTCGGGCTCGAACGCTTCGGGCTCTTGGATGATCGGCTCCCTCGTCGTACTCTTCCGTCCAACCCCGTTCCGGTAGGTGTCACGGAAGGGGTTCCCCAGGCGCGCTTGGCCTCGGGAGACAGTTCTTGTGCCGGGTATGCGGTGTTCCGCCCCGGGTGTGCGCCTTCGCGCATTGACCCTGCCCGGCTGCCCCCGTATGCTACAAGTTGCGCTGCGAGCCTGCGCACCTCAGACGTAGCAGGCTGCGCTCGCATCTGTATGTATGTCCCCTCGGTTGTTGAGGCGCCCCCGGGAAACCGGGTGGGGCGCTTCCTTGGCTGTCCGGCCTTCTGCAGAGCGAAACGGGCTCCCGGCGTAAGCAGTACCTACGACTCTCTGTCCGTACCGGAGCCCTTTCCCACATGACGAGCAGCACCGAGACCACCGCCACCACCCCGCAGGTTGCGGTCAACGACATCGGTAACGAGGAAGCTTTCCTCGCCGCTATCGACGAGACGATCAAGTACTTCAACGATGGTGACATCGTCGACGGCGTCATCGTCAAGGTTGACCGGGACGAGGTTCTCCTCGACATCGGTTACAAGACCGAAGGTGTCATCCCGAGCCGCGAGCTCTCGATCAAGCACGACGTCGACCCCAATGAGGTCGTCGCCGTCGGTGACGAGATCGAAGCCCTTGTTCTCCAGAAGGAGGACAAGGAAGGCCGCCTGATCCTCTCGAAGAAGCGCGCCCAGTACGAGCGCGCCTGGGGCACCATCGAGAAGATCAAGGAAGAGGACGGCATCGTCACCGGCACCGTCATCGAGGTCGTCAAGGGTGGTCTCATCCTCGACATCGGCCTCCGTGGCTTCCTGCCGGCCTCCCTTGTCGAGATGCGCCGCGTCCGCGACCTCCAGCCCTACGTGGGCAAGGAGCTCGAGGCGAAGATCATCGAGCTGGACAAGAACCGCAACAACGTGGTCCTGTCCCGCCGTGCCTGGCTGGAGCAGACCCAGTCCGAGGTTCGCCAGACGTTCCTCACGACCCTCCAGAAGGGTCAGGTCCGCTCCGGCGTCGTCTCCTCGATCGTCAACTTCGGTGCCTTCGTGGACCTGGGTGGCGTCGACGGTCTGGTTCACGTCTCCGAGCTGTCCTGGAAGCACATCGACCACCCCTCCGAGGTTGTCGAGGTCGGTCAGGAAGTCACCGTCGAGGTCCTCGACGTCGACATGGACCGCGAGCGTGTCTCCCTGTCGCTGAAGGCGACGCAGGAAGACCCGTGGCAGCAGTTCGCCCGGACGCACCAGATCGGTCAGGTCGTCCCGGGTAAGGTCACGAAGCTCGTTCCGTTCGGTGCGTTCGTCCGCGTGGACGAGGGCATCGAGGGTCTGGTCCACATCTCCGAGCTGGCCGAGCGCCACGTGGAGATCCCGGAGCAGGTCGTCCAGGTCAACGACGAGATCTTCGTCAAGGTCATCGACATCGACCTCGAGCGCCGCCGCATCAGCCTCTCGCTGAAGCAGGCCAACGAGTCCTTCGGTGCCGACCCGGCCTCGGTCGAGTTCGACCCGACGCTGTACGGCATGGCCGCGTCGTACGACGACCAGGGCAACTACATCTACCCCGAGGGCTTCGACCCCGAGACCAACGACTGGCTCGAGGGCTTCGAGACCCAGCGCGAGGCTTGGGAGGGCCAGTACGCCGAGGCGCAGCAGCGCTTCGAGCAGCACCAGGCTCAGGTCATCAAGTCCCGCGAGGCCGACGCTCAGGCCGAGGCCGAGGGTGCCAGCACCTCCACCGCGGCTCCGGCCGCGTCCGGTGGCGGCGGCGGTTCGTACTCCTCGGAGTCGGACGACAACTCCGGCGCCCTGGCGTCGGACGAGGCCCTGGCTGCGCTCCGCGAGAAGCTCGCCGGCGGCCAGAGCTAATAGCTTGCGCCGGCATTAGCCGATAGAGGGGCCGCACCTTTCGAGGTGCGGCCCCTCTTGGGTTTTCCGCCCCCAGGGCGGTGACCGTCCTCCACGCGCGCGTGCTGTCGTCTGTCGTCCCAGGCATGCTCCGGCGCGGCTTCAAGTGGCTGAAAATCGCCGAGAAGTCGGTAAGAGGCTGGCCTGCGGGAGCGCGGGCCGGGAATGCCCGCGCTGCCGGTCACGTTGTGCAGTACGAACACGAGGAGGAGCGGTCACTGTGCTTGATCCGCAGGGTTTGTACGCATGGGAGCCGAAAGGCCTGGCAGTCGTCGACATGGCGCTCGCGCAGGAGTCGGCCGGTCTTGTCATGCT
Above is a genomic segment from Streptomyces sp. R21 containing:
- a CDS encoding class I SAM-dependent methyltransferase: MIQEPEAFEPEATRRSADVTESSRANRGWWDRNADEYQIEHGTFLGDDRFVWCPEGLDEVEAELLGPPEDLKDKDVLEIGAGAAQCSRWLAGQGARPVALDLSHRQLQHALRIGGTVPLVEADAGALPFADGSFDLACSAYGALPFVADPVRVLREVHRVLRPGGRFVFSVTHPIRWAFPDEPGPEGLSVAASYFDRTPYVEQDEEGRAVYVEHHRTVGDRVRDVVAGGFRLVDIVEPEWPAWNTQEWGGWSPLRGNLIPGTAIFVCERD
- the rpsA gene encoding 30S ribosomal protein S1 encodes the protein MTSSTETTATTPQVAVNDIGNEEAFLAAIDETIKYFNDGDIVDGVIVKVDRDEVLLDIGYKTEGVIPSRELSIKHDVDPNEVVAVGDEIEALVLQKEDKEGRLILSKKRAQYERAWGTIEKIKEEDGIVTGTVIEVVKGGLILDIGLRGFLPASLVEMRRVRDLQPYVGKELEAKIIELDKNRNNVVLSRRAWLEQTQSEVRQTFLTTLQKGQVRSGVVSSIVNFGAFVDLGGVDGLVHVSELSWKHIDHPSEVVEVGQEVTVEVLDVDMDRERVSLSLKATQEDPWQQFARTHQIGQVVPGKVTKLVPFGAFVRVDEGIEGLVHISELAERHVEIPEQVVQVNDEIFVKVIDIDLERRRISLSLKQANESFGADPASVEFDPTLYGMAASYDDQGNYIYPEGFDPETNDWLEGFETQREAWEGQYAEAQQRFEQHQAQVIKSREADAQAEAEGASTSTAAPAASGGGGGSYSSESDDNSGALASDEALAALREKLAGGQS